A stretch of the Perca fluviatilis chromosome 17, GENO_Pfluv_1.0, whole genome shotgun sequence genome encodes the following:
- the LOC120545322 gene encoding molybdopterin synthase catalytic subunit, with protein sequence MAESEERRDVLKLSRDWLSVQEVVDTVSSASCGAISVFIGTTREDEVDGRKVIGLEYEAYEPMAQSEFRKLCDDIRERWPTVTHVCVHHRLG encoded by the exons ATGGCCGAGTCGGAGGAGCGGCGAGACGTCTTGAAGCTGAGCCGTGATTGGCTGTCTGTACAGGAAGTGGTGGACACCGTCAGCAGCGCTTCCTGTGGagccatttctgtttttatag GAACGACCCGGGAGGACGAGGTTGATGGCAGGAAGGTGATTGGTCTGGAGTACGAGGCATACGAGCCCATGGCCCAATCAGAGTTCAGGAAGCTGTGTGATGACATCAGAGAGCGCTGGCCAACCGTGACGCACGTCTGTGTTCACCACCGGCTCGGGTGA